The Terriglobus tenax genome contains a region encoding:
- a CDS encoding Orn/Lys/Arg family decarboxylase encodes MSEKRWVLLIASEVGGTESVSDRAMERLVDAISEEGYDVVRTTTPEDGLSLVISDPSYSAVLLDWDLEGDNQFEEREALQILRAVRRHNKKIPIFLIADRTLVSELPIEVVKQVHEYIHLFGDTPAFIANRVDFAVERYHETLLPPYFRELKKYTDQGAYSWDAPGHMGGVAFLKHPIGQEFHRFFGENLMRSDLGISTAPLGSWLDHIGPPGDAERNAARIFGADWTFFVLGGSSTSNQIVGHGVIAQDDIVLADANCHKSICHSLTVTGARPVYFKPTRNGYGMIGLVPLKRFSPKNVRDLIAKSPFCKGATSQEATYAVVTNSTYDGLCYDVNRVVKELAASVPRVHFDEAWYAYAKFHPIYKGRYAMGVPEDMPNRPAIFAVQSTHKMLPAFSMGSMIHVTLSERAPMDFDQFNESFMMHGTTSPFYPLIASLDVAAAMMDEPAGPTLMEDTIQDAISFRKAMSSVAHRLRATEDNGDGWFFRLFQPESVTDPHTGETHLFEEAPDELLATNPSCWTLKPGHDWHGYQDADIADEYCMLDPTKVTILTPGVDAQGTVADWGIPGAILTEFLDSRRVEIARTGDYTVLVLFSVGTSKGKWGSLLENLFEFKRLFDSEASLEEALPELVQKFPHRYRHQTLKELSDEMHEAMIELNLAGLVNAACDEDFDPVLTPAQTYQKLVRNETERVPFAKMAGRIAAVMLVPYPPGIPMSMPGERLGGPNSPVIKLILAMEKFGKRFPGFEREVHGIEVDSEGNYWMRAVIEKKRRVKKKKPRTASKA; translated from the coding sequence ATGAGTGAAAAGCGCTGGGTCCTTTTGATTGCCTCCGAGGTCGGTGGCACGGAATCTGTTTCTGACCGTGCGATGGAGCGGCTGGTCGATGCCATCTCGGAAGAGGGTTACGACGTCGTCCGTACGACGACGCCGGAGGACGGCCTGTCGCTGGTCATCTCCGACCCCTCCTATTCGGCTGTTCTGCTGGACTGGGACCTTGAGGGCGACAACCAGTTTGAAGAGCGCGAGGCGCTGCAGATTCTGCGCGCTGTCCGCCGCCACAACAAGAAGATCCCGATCTTCCTGATCGCCGACCGTACCCTGGTCAGCGAACTGCCGATCGAAGTGGTCAAGCAGGTGCATGAGTACATTCACCTCTTCGGCGACACCCCGGCCTTTATCGCCAACCGCGTCGACTTCGCCGTGGAGCGTTACCACGAGACCCTGCTGCCGCCTTACTTCCGCGAACTGAAGAAGTACACCGACCAGGGCGCCTATAGCTGGGACGCGCCCGGCCACATGGGGGGCGTCGCCTTTCTGAAGCACCCCATCGGCCAGGAGTTCCACCGCTTCTTCGGTGAGAACCTGATGCGCTCCGACCTCGGCATCTCGACGGCTCCTCTGGGCAGCTGGCTGGACCACATCGGACCTCCTGGAGACGCCGAGCGCAACGCCGCCCGCATCTTCGGCGCGGACTGGACCTTCTTCGTCCTTGGCGGATCGTCCACCTCCAACCAGATCGTCGGTCACGGCGTCATCGCGCAGGACGATATCGTTCTTGCCGACGCCAACTGCCACAAGTCCATCTGCCACTCGCTTACCGTCACCGGAGCGCGGCCCGTGTACTTCAAGCCGACGCGCAACGGCTACGGCATGATCGGCCTGGTGCCGCTGAAGCGCTTCAGCCCGAAGAACGTCCGCGACCTGATCGCGAAGAGCCCGTTCTGCAAGGGTGCTACCTCGCAGGAGGCCACCTACGCGGTGGTGACCAACTCCACCTACGACGGCCTTTGCTACGACGTGAATCGCGTGGTGAAGGAGCTGGCTGCCTCTGTTCCGCGCGTTCATTTTGACGAGGCATGGTACGCCTACGCCAAGTTCCACCCCATCTACAAGGGCCGCTACGCCATGGGCGTTCCGGAGGACATGCCGAACCGTCCGGCAATCTTCGCCGTACAGTCCACCCACAAGATGCTGCCGGCCTTTTCCATGGGATCGATGATCCACGTCACACTGTCGGAGCGCGCTCCGATGGACTTTGACCAGTTCAACGAATCCTTCATGATGCACGGCACCACCTCGCCGTTCTATCCGCTGATCGCCTCGCTGGACGTGGCCGCGGCCATGATGGATGAGCCTGCCGGCCCCACGCTGATGGAAGACACCATTCAGGACGCCATCAGCTTCCGCAAGGCCATGTCTTCCGTTGCTCACCGTCTGCGCGCAACCGAAGACAATGGCGATGGATGGTTCTTCCGCCTTTTCCAGCCGGAGTCCGTCACCGATCCGCACACCGGCGAGACACACCTGTTTGAGGAAGCACCGGACGAGCTGCTGGCCACGAACCCCTCCTGCTGGACACTGAAGCCCGGCCACGACTGGCACGGCTACCAGGATGCCGACATCGCGGACGAGTACTGCATGCTGGACCCGACGAAGGTGACCATCCTGACCCCCGGTGTGGACGCGCAGGGCACGGTGGCCGACTGGGGTATCCCGGGCGCCATCCTGACTGAGTTCCTTGACTCCCGCCGTGTGGAAATTGCCCGCACCGGCGATTACACAGTGCTGGTGCTGTTCTCGGTGGGAACCTCGAAGGGCAAGTGGGGATCGCTGCTGGAGAACCTGTTTGAGTTCAAGCGGCTGTTCGATTCTGAAGCGTCCCTGGAAGAAGCCCTCCCGGAGCTGGTGCAGAAGTTCCCGCACCGCTATCGTCACCAGACGCTGAAGGAACTCTCCGACGAGATGCACGAGGCGATGATTGAGCTGAACCTCGCGGGTCTGGTCAACGCCGCCTGCGACGAGGACTTTGACCCCGTTCTGACCCCGGCGCAGACCTACCAGAAGCTGGTGCGCAACGAGACCGAGCGCGTGCCCTTTGCCAAGATGGCCGGCCGTATCGCCGCCGTAATGCTGGTGCCGTATCCTCCGGGTATCCCGATGTCGATGCCGGGCGAGCGCCTGGGCGGCCCCAACAGTCCGGTCATCAAGCTGATCCTGGCCATGGAGAAGTTCGGCAAGCGCTTCCCCGGCTTTGAGCGCGAGGTCCACGGCATTGAGGTCGACAGCGAAGGCAACTACTGGATGCGCGCCGTGATTGAGAAGAAACGCCGCGTCAAGAAGAAGAAGCCGCGGACGGCTTCAAAGGCGTAA
- a CDS encoding fumarylacetoacetate hydrolase family protein → MKYCRFLADGQPLYGRVEAGRIVAQAVSFEALSFGSAVDLLLEEAELLPPVEPSKIVCVGRNYRDHATELGNDIPSEPLLFLKPPSALLAPGGSIWKPAITQRLDFEGELGIVIGKRASRIGPDEDVSSYIRGYTIVNDVTMRDIQKSDGQWTRGKGFDTSCPVGPVVTAEIDPILGSLTVETHLNGELRQHGETRDFIFPIPELLRYITAVITLEPGDLIPTGTPAGVGPMQSGDVVEVKIQGIGVLRNVVA, encoded by the coding sequence ATGAAGTACTGCCGTTTTCTGGCCGATGGCCAGCCGTTGTATGGCCGCGTGGAAGCCGGCCGCATCGTCGCACAGGCGGTGAGCTTCGAAGCTCTCTCCTTCGGATCTGCCGTCGACCTGCTTCTTGAAGAAGCCGAGCTGCTGCCGCCCGTCGAGCCGTCGAAGATCGTCTGCGTGGGACGCAACTACCGCGACCACGCCACGGAGCTGGGGAACGATATTCCCAGCGAGCCGCTGCTCTTCCTCAAGCCGCCATCGGCTCTGCTGGCGCCGGGCGGAAGCATCTGGAAGCCAGCCATCACTCAGCGGCTGGACTTTGAAGGCGAGCTGGGCATTGTCATTGGCAAACGGGCCAGCCGTATTGGGCCGGACGAGGACGTCAGCAGCTACATCCGCGGCTACACCATCGTGAATGACGTCACCATGCGCGACATTCAGAAGTCCGACGGCCAGTGGACGCGCGGCAAGGGCTTTGACACCTCCTGCCCGGTGGGGCCCGTCGTCACCGCGGAGATTGACCCGATCCTCGGTTCGCTGACCGTGGAGACGCACCTGAACGGCGAACTGCGCCAGCACGGCGAGACACGCGACTTTATCTTCCCCATCCCGGAGCTGCTGCGCTACATCACTGCTGTCATCACGCTGGAACCGGGCGACCTGATTCCGACCGGAACGCCTGCGGGCGTCGGCCCCATGCAGAGCGGCGATGTGGTGGAGGTGAAGATTCAGGGGATTGGCGTGCTTAGGAACGTGGTGGCTTAG
- a CDS encoding fibronectin type III domain-containing protein, with the protein MRQGGRTLFHLTLPKATTDGEPLDRDSHVEICRAEGTEECRPVIRIPASQINDLQDTLPQGLATGSLVDLHYRVRITNAQGRAAGWSNPVTVAGGNAPEPPQNLKAELGGEGLVLRWTPSAASFDQVRIVRTEPDKPKQKKSPMDRQDSPAETVLAVSATQGDPGGAVDPTAQAGQRYLYRVERRRNVKLAGVDTVLGSQMTELDTGVLRDTIPPAVPQSLEALASETGISLSWQPGTEPDIAGYVVYRADDNSEVRLNPVPVASPQFADTTAVKGRRYRYRITAVDRMGNESGKSEPVTEEMR; encoded by the coding sequence ATGCGGCAGGGCGGCAGGACGCTCTTTCATCTGACGCTGCCCAAAGCCACCACGGACGGTGAGCCGCTGGATCGCGACTCCCACGTGGAGATCTGCCGGGCGGAAGGAACAGAGGAGTGCCGTCCGGTAATCCGTATTCCCGCCAGCCAAATCAATGACTTGCAGGATACTTTGCCGCAGGGCCTGGCGACGGGCTCCTTGGTGGACCTCCATTACCGGGTGCGGATTACCAACGCGCAGGGACGCGCCGCTGGCTGGTCAAACCCTGTGACGGTTGCGGGCGGCAACGCTCCGGAGCCGCCGCAGAACCTGAAGGCGGAACTCGGAGGCGAGGGGCTGGTGCTGCGCTGGACGCCGTCGGCGGCATCGTTTGACCAGGTCCGCATCGTGCGGACCGAGCCGGACAAGCCAAAGCAGAAAAAAAGCCCCATGGACCGCCAGGACTCGCCCGCGGAGACCGTGCTTGCCGTCTCCGCGACGCAGGGAGACCCCGGCGGTGCCGTCGATCCCACGGCGCAGGCCGGGCAGCGTTACCTGTACCGTGTGGAGCGCCGCCGCAACGTCAAGCTGGCAGGCGTCGATACCGTGCTGGGCAGCCAGATGACGGAGCTGGATACCGGGGTGCTGCGTGACACGATCCCGCCGGCGGTACCGCAGTCTCTGGAGGCGCTGGCCTCGGAGACCGGCATCTCACTCTCCTGGCAGCCGGGAACAGAACCGGACATTGCCGGATACGTGGTCTACCGCGCCGACGACAACAGCGAGGTCCGCCTGAATCCTGTCCCGGTAGCCTCGCCGCAGTTTGCCGACACTACCGCCGTGAAGGGCAGGCGCTACCGCTATCGCATTACCGCCGTGGATCGCATGGGCAACGAAAGCGGTAAGAGCGAGCCTGTCACCGAGGAGATGCGATGA
- a CDS encoding helix-turn-helix domain-containing protein, whose amino-acid sequence MSTVAALPEAPVSPDPVAEAAESTIQEKRLGERVKALRLKKSMGLVELGRHTGLSASFLSQIETGRVVPTLRNLARIALVFSKDLSYFFEPEPRPLFRVHRATERVKMPQSGAENPAYYFENLGYLVPDRQLDPYLAEFLPPQPGRETRAHQHPGHEFLYLLDGQLQVTHGGQVHVLTANDAVYFDSNTIHNYQCVGDKPARALIISMQAANQAEISPRPSVSGPSGGRRLAVVNRPQSA is encoded by the coding sequence ATGTCTACCGTAGCCGCACTTCCAGAAGCTCCCGTTTCTCCCGATCCCGTTGCCGAAGCTGCCGAATCCACGATCCAGGAAAAGCGCCTTGGAGAGCGCGTTAAGGCCCTGCGCCTGAAAAAATCCATGGGGCTGGTTGAACTTGGCCGCCATACCGGGCTTTCCGCCAGCTTTCTTTCGCAGATTGAGACAGGCCGTGTTGTTCCCACGCTGCGAAACCTGGCGCGCATTGCCCTGGTCTTCTCCAAGGACCTGTCGTACTTTTTCGAGCCCGAGCCACGTCCCCTGTTCCGCGTTCACCGCGCCACGGAGCGCGTGAAGATGCCACAGTCCGGCGCGGAAAACCCGGCCTACTATTTTGAGAACCTGGGTTACCTGGTGCCGGATCGTCAGCTCGATCCTTACCTGGCCGAATTTTTGCCACCGCAGCCGGGCCGCGAGACCCGCGCCCACCAGCACCCGGGGCACGAGTTCCTGTACCTGCTGGATGGCCAACTGCAGGTTACCCATGGCGGACAGGTGCATGTGCTAACCGCCAACGATGCCGTGTACTTCGACTCCAACACCATCCACAACTATCAGTGCGTAGGCGACAAACCGGCGCGCGCGTTGATCATCAGCATGCAGGCAGCCAACCAGGCGGAGATCTCACCCCGTCCCTCGGTGAGCGGTCCCTCCGGGGGGCGCCGGCTGGCTGTAGTCAACCGCCCGCAAAGTGCCTGA
- a CDS encoding 5' nucleotidase, NT5C type, with the protein MSLKRICIDMDEVMADTLGEHLARYNRDHGEQISKEDLTGKWIWDVVSIDRHHMLHSYLFSEDFFADLPIMDDAPRVIQALQSRYEVFIASAAMEVPTSFAAKFRWLERHFPFLPPSHIVFCGDKGILEADYLIDDNPRQFRRFKGEGILFTSPHNKLIKGYRRVDNWLDVERLFLGTGTEAGTQEKLIP; encoded by the coding sequence ATGTCACTGAAACGAATCTGCATCGATATGGACGAGGTGATGGCCGACACCCTCGGTGAGCACCTTGCGCGCTACAACCGCGACCACGGTGAGCAGATTTCGAAGGAAGACCTGACCGGCAAATGGATCTGGGACGTGGTTTCCATTGACCGTCACCACATGCTGCACAGCTACCTGTTCAGTGAGGATTTTTTCGCCGACCTGCCCATTATGGACGATGCGCCGCGCGTGATTCAGGCGCTGCAAAGCCGGTATGAGGTCTTTATCGCTTCCGCCGCCATGGAGGTTCCGACCTCCTTCGCCGCCAAATTCCGCTGGCTGGAACGCCATTTCCCGTTCCTGCCGCCGTCGCACATCGTTTTCTGCGGCGACAAGGGGATTCTGGAGGCGGATTACCTAATCGACGACAACCCCCGCCAGTTCCGGCGCTTCAAGGGAGAAGGCATCCTGTTCACCTCGCCGCACAACAAGCTCATCAAGGGCTACCGGCGGGTGGATAACTGGCTGGACGTGGAACGGCTCTTCCTGGGTACAGGCACCGAAGCCGGCACCCAGGAAAAGCTTATTCCCTGA
- a CDS encoding DHA2 family efflux MFS transporter permease subunit, with protein sequence MSATATLDTNTAPNAAAQPWRPKINPWIVAMTVTLATFMEVLDTSIANVALPHIAGGLGASQDEATWVLTAYLVANAIILPAGAYMTTFIGRKKFYMICVALFGISSALCGLAPSLPLLVFFRILQGVGGGGLAPSEQAILADTFPPEKRGQAFAMYGLAVVVAPAIGPTLGGWITDNYDWRWIFFLNVPICLLSLFLTSRIVEDPPYVEKQVKEAQKGGIRLDFLGFALLGLTFGSLEFVLDKGQEDDWFSSRAITFFTVAMVVAFFSMIWWEIKQLREGHRPIVNLTLFKRRNFAISFILMFVLGFSLYGTTILIPQYVQTLLGYTAELAGKVLSPAGFMMMAMMPVVGFLSSKVDPRKLIAFGFSMLTISLVYMANINLDASYGTLVVMRIFQASGLAFLFIPINTIAYIGVKQNENNDVSGLTNLARNVGGSCGTAFMATMLTRRTAAHENSMIRNLTPGDLTFMDRVHSFASTFAGGNGGSSSQGALHTAQAYIYNMMHRQAQSLAYIDIIRYLTVFCACMLPLLFLLPKPPKGASASAGH encoded by the coding sequence ATGAGCGCTACCGCGACCCTGGATACAAACACTGCGCCCAATGCCGCGGCCCAGCCCTGGCGGCCAAAGATCAACCCATGGATCGTTGCCATGACGGTGACCCTGGCCACGTTCATGGAGGTGCTGGACACCTCCATTGCGAACGTTGCCCTGCCGCATATTGCCGGCGGCCTGGGAGCCAGCCAGGATGAAGCGACCTGGGTGCTGACCGCCTACCTGGTGGCCAACGCTATCATTCTGCCGGCCGGCGCCTACATGACCACCTTCATCGGGCGCAAGAAGTTCTACATGATCTGCGTGGCGCTGTTCGGCATCTCCTCCGCCCTGTGCGGCCTTGCGCCGTCGCTGCCGCTGCTGGTCTTCTTCCGCATTCTGCAGGGCGTTGGCGGCGGCGGCCTGGCTCCGTCAGAACAGGCCATCCTGGCCGACACCTTCCCCCCCGAAAAACGAGGGCAGGCCTTCGCCATGTACGGCCTCGCCGTCGTTGTAGCCCCGGCCATTGGCCCCACGCTGGGCGGATGGATTACGGACAACTACGACTGGCGATGGATCTTCTTCCTGAATGTGCCCATCTGCCTGCTCTCGCTTTTCCTGACCAGCCGCATCGTTGAAGATCCACCGTATGTGGAGAAGCAGGTGAAAGAAGCACAGAAGGGCGGCATCCGCCTGGACTTCCTCGGCTTCGCCCTGCTGGGCCTGACCTTCGGCTCGCTGGAGTTCGTGCTCGACAAGGGACAGGAAGATGACTGGTTCTCGTCGAGGGCCATCACCTTCTTCACCGTCGCCATGGTCGTCGCCTTCTTCAGCATGATCTGGTGGGAGATCAAACAGCTTCGCGAGGGCCACCGGCCGATCGTGAACCTGACGCTGTTCAAGCGGCGTAACTTCGCCATCAGCTTCATCCTGATGTTCGTCCTGGGCTTTTCTCTATACGGCACCACCATCCTGATTCCGCAGTACGTACAGACCTTGCTAGGATACACAGCGGAGCTGGCGGGTAAAGTGCTGTCACCGGCCGGGTTCATGATGATGGCCATGATGCCCGTGGTGGGCTTCCTGTCGAGTAAGGTGGACCCGCGAAAACTGATTGCCTTCGGCTTCAGTATGTTGACCATATCGCTGGTCTACATGGCGAACATCAACCTGGATGCAAGTTACGGAACGCTGGTCGTCATGCGTATATTCCAGGCATCGGGGCTCGCCTTCCTGTTCATTCCGATCAATACGATTGCGTACATCGGGGTGAAGCAGAACGAGAACAACGACGTCTCCGGTTTGACCAACCTGGCGCGTAACGTGGGCGGTTCATGCGGAACCGCGTTCATGGCCACCATGCTGACACGACGAACCGCGGCGCATGAAAACTCGATGATCCGCAACCTGACGCCGGGCGACCTAACCTTCATGGATCGCGTGCATTCGTTTGCAAGCACGTTTGCCGGCGGCAATGGAGGCTCCAGCTCGCAGGGCGCCCTGCATACGGCACAGGCGTACATCTACAACATGATGCATCGACAGGCGCAGTCGCTGGCATACATCGACATCATCCGCTACCTGACGGTGTTCTGCGCCTGCATGCTGCCACTGCTGTTCCTGCTGCCCAAGCCCCCGAAGGGCGCAAGCGCATCTGCGGGACACTAA
- a CDS encoding porin, which produces MSYTNFGTGFARVICAGFVLLAAIGTQAQAQDAPQQNDLKGNFLQRLGGYYKADWTGKLPGGPAPERRALDAPLNSPPFPGSDWGYGGSSLLGVPDGNVYPLMTALKKQRARTKIYGWIAPSVNASTSSGNNFPVSYDIFPNRIELNQAVVYVERLPDTVQKKHFDYGYHFTAFYGIDYRFTTAKDYLSQQLLQKNKKYGFDPVLEYADLYFPVKEGLNIRIGRFLSVPGIEAQLAPNNYNMTHSLLYTIDPFTDTGILASLKLNKQWMVQLGVSASHDVAPWSDDRKPSAIACLNYSTKSNHDNFYACANGINDGKYAYNNLQHYDATWYHRFNAKWHMATEAWYMYEREVPNVAGNVTNPVPTETGANGAYCAAGQRTCTAPEYAFVNYVNRQINPKLFVGFRSDLLNDKKGQRTGIATKYTENTLYATQYIGSTILLRPEVRFDHSWDKRGYDNGTARNQFFFGMDLIYKF; this is translated from the coding sequence ATGAGCTACACGAATTTTGGTACCGGTTTTGCCCGCGTGATCTGCGCGGGCTTTGTTTTGCTTGCAGCCATTGGCACCCAGGCGCAGGCACAGGATGCTCCGCAACAGAATGATCTGAAGGGCAACTTCCTCCAGAGGCTTGGCGGCTATTACAAGGCCGACTGGACAGGCAAGCTGCCGGGTGGTCCGGCACCCGAACGCCGTGCGCTGGATGCACCGCTGAACTCGCCTCCCTTTCCCGGCTCCGACTGGGGCTATGGCGGTTCGTCGCTGCTGGGCGTGCCGGACGGCAACGTGTATCCGCTGATGACCGCGTTGAAGAAGCAGAGAGCGCGCACGAAGATCTATGGCTGGATCGCGCCCAGCGTGAATGCCAGTACTTCCTCGGGAAATAACTTCCCCGTGTCGTATGACATCTTCCCGAATCGCATTGAGTTGAACCAGGCGGTGGTGTACGTGGAGCGCCTGCCGGATACCGTGCAGAAAAAGCACTTCGACTATGGCTACCACTTCACGGCCTTCTATGGCATTGACTACCGTTTCACTACGGCGAAGGACTACCTGAGCCAGCAGCTTCTGCAGAAGAACAAGAAGTACGGCTTTGACCCGGTGCTGGAGTATGCCGATCTTTACTTCCCCGTGAAGGAAGGCCTCAACATCCGCATCGGCCGCTTCCTGTCGGTGCCGGGCATTGAGGCACAGCTTGCGCCCAACAACTACAACATGACGCACTCACTGCTATACACGATTGATCCGTTTACAGACACGGGTATCCTGGCATCGCTGAAGCTGAACAAACAGTGGATGGTGCAGCTTGGTGTGTCGGCGAGCCACGACGTGGCTCCGTGGTCGGACGATCGCAAGCCCTCGGCGATTGCGTGCCTCAACTACTCGACGAAGAGCAATCACGATAACTTTTATGCCTGTGCCAACGGCATCAACGATGGCAAGTATGCGTACAACAACCTGCAGCATTACGATGCCACCTGGTACCACCGCTTCAACGCAAAGTGGCACATGGCGACCGAGGCCTGGTACATGTACGAGCGCGAGGTGCCGAACGTCGCCGGCAATGTGACCAACCCTGTCCCGACGGAGACTGGAGCCAATGGCGCCTACTGTGCTGCTGGTCAGCGCACCTGTACCGCGCCAGAGTATGCCTTCGTCAACTACGTCAACCGGCAGATCAATCCGAAGCTCTTCGTCGGCTTCCGGTCTGACCTGCTGAATGACAAGAAGGGACAGCGCACCGGTATCGCCACAAAGTACACGGAGAACACTTTGTATGCGACGCAGTACATCGGCAGCACGATCCTGCTGCGGCCGGAGGTGCGCTTTGATCACTCCTGGGACAAGCGTGGTTATGACAACGGCACGGCACGGAACCAGTTCTTCTTCGGCATGGACCTGATCTACAAGTTCTAG
- a CDS encoding aldo/keto reductase, whose translation MEYRLLGNSGLRVSELCFGAGTFGRNNEFFNAWGLVEGAEAKRIVDLCVDAGINFFDTADVYSNGESEKVLGESIAHLDRSQLVIGSKATFRLGEGINDVGQSRHHLIRSIEGSLKRLNTDYIDIFYMHEVDALTPIEETLHTLNRAVEDGKIRYIGCSNFSGWQLMKSLSISERYGWSKYVVQQSFYSLLGRDFEWELMPLGQSEKVGTVVWSPLGWGRLTGKLGRNKPKPETSRLNDPKNVAAGPQIADEHLYTVTDALEEISKDTGRSIPEISLNWLLQRPTVSSLIIGARDEKQLKQNLEAVGWKLTAEQMKKLDDASKVSPAYPYWHQHQFPERNPDLL comes from the coding sequence ATGGAATACAGACTGCTGGGAAATTCCGGCCTGCGCGTCTCGGAGCTTTGCTTCGGGGCAGGAACCTTCGGGCGCAACAATGAATTCTTCAATGCATGGGGCCTGGTGGAAGGTGCGGAAGCCAAGCGCATTGTGGATCTCTGTGTCGACGCTGGCATTAACTTCTTCGATACCGCCGATGTTTATTCCAACGGCGAGAGCGAAAAGGTCCTGGGTGAGTCGATTGCCCACCTGGACCGCTCGCAGCTTGTGATCGGCAGCAAGGCGACCTTTCGCCTGGGAGAGGGCATCAACGATGTGGGCCAGTCGCGCCACCATCTCATCCGTTCGATTGAAGGCAGCCTGAAGCGCCTGAACACGGACTACATCGACATCTTTTACATGCACGAGGTCGACGCCCTGACGCCGATCGAAGAGACGCTGCATACGCTGAATCGCGCGGTAGAAGACGGCAAGATCCGTTACATCGGCTGCTCGAACTTCTCCGGCTGGCAGCTCATGAAGTCGCTCTCCATCAGCGAGCGTTACGGCTGGTCGAAGTACGTGGTGCAGCAGAGCTTCTACTCGCTGCTGGGCCGCGATTTCGAATGGGAGCTGATGCCGCTGGGCCAGAGCGAGAAGGTAGGCACCGTGGTGTGGTCGCCCCTCGGATGGGGACGCCTGACCGGCAAGCTGGGCCGCAACAAACCGAAGCCGGAGACCAGCCGCCTGAACGATCCAAAGAACGTCGCCGCAGGCCCGCAGATCGCCGACGAGCACCTGTACACCGTCACCGATGCGCTGGAAGAGATCTCGAAGGATACGGGCAGGTCTATCCCGGAGATTTCACTCAACTGGCTGCTGCAGCGGCCCACGGTTTCCTCGCTCATCATCGGTGCTCGCGACGAAAAGCAGCTCAAGCAGAACCTGGAAGCGGTGGGCTGGAAGCTGACCGCGGAGCAGATGAAGAAGCTGGACGATGCCAGCAAGGTGAGCCCGGCATATCCGTACTGGCACCAGCACCAGTTTCCGGAGCGTAACCCGGACCTGTTGTAA
- a CDS encoding YqaE/Pmp3 family membrane protein, with product MRLLIAFLFPWLTFFLIGRPFTGLLCLLLQCTLLGWIPATIWAVYALSQYKTDRKIARAMAHRY from the coding sequence ATGAGACTACTGATCGCCTTCCTGTTTCCGTGGCTCACGTTCTTCCTGATCGGACGGCCGTTCACCGGCCTGCTGTGCCTGCTGCTGCAGTGCACGCTGCTGGGCTGGATTCCGGCGACCATCTGGGCCGTCTATGCGCTTTCGCAATACAAGACAGACCGCAAAATTGCCCGCGCCATGGCGCATCGGTATTAA